In Gossypium hirsutum isolate 1008001.06 chromosome D06, Gossypium_hirsutum_v2.1, whole genome shotgun sequence, one genomic interval encodes:
- the LOC107900616 gene encoding vesicle-associated protein 4-2 isoform X2, with protein sequence MAIETDQKSSSDGKVWGFFKLPFRQTRNTTSTTSSSSAQTQPHLEGSNHHASANSVSSVAKSLLPTRRRLKLDPANKLYFPYEPGKQVRSAVRIKNTSKSYTAFKFQTTAPKSCFMRPPGAILAPGESIIATVFKFVEQPENNEKPMDQKSKVKFKIMSLKVKGPMEYVPELFDEQKDQVAIEQILRVVFLDPKRPCPALEKLKRQLADADAAVEARKKPPEDAGPRIIGEGLVIDEWKERRERYLARQQIEGVDSA encoded by the exons ATGGCTATAGAAACCGACCAGAAGTCATCGTCCGACGGCAAAGTTTGGGGGTTCTTTAAGCTGCCGTTTAGACAAACCAGGAACACCACCAGTACGACGTCTTCTTCCTCCGCTCAAACTCAGCCTCACCTTGAAGGATCCAACCATCATGCCTCGGCTAACTCCGTTTCCTCTGTCGCCAAGTCGCTTTTGCCGACTCGTCGCCGGCTTAAACTTGATCCGGCTAATAAGCTCTATTTTCCAT ATGAACCTGGCAAACAAGTGAGGAGCGCGGTCAGGATAAAAAACACGAGCAAGTCATATACAGCTTTCAAG TTTCAAACTACAGCGCCCAAGAGTTGTTTCATGCGCCCACCAGGTGCTATTCTTGCACCTGGGGAGAGCATCATTGCGACCG TCTTTAAGTTTGTTGAGCAACCTGAGAACAATGAAAAGCCAATGGATCAAAAGAGCAAGGTTAAGTTTAAAATCATGAGTCTCAAGGTGAAGGGTCCAATGGAGTATGTTCCCGAGCTG TTTGATGAGCAAAAGGATCAAGTGGCAATAGAGCAGATTTTGCGGGTTGTTTTTCTAGATCCCAAGCGCCCTTGTCCT GCTCTGGAAAAATTGAAGCGCCAATTAGCTGATGCCGATGCTGCAGTTGAGGCACGCAAAAAGCCTCCAGAGGATGCAGGTCCAAGGATAATTGGGGAAGGACTTGTGATAGATGAATGG AAAGAGCGAAGGGAAAGATACCTTGCACGGCAGCAGATTGAAGGAGTAGACTCAGCTTAA
- the LOC107900616 gene encoding vesicle-associated protein 4-2 isoform X1, with the protein MAIETDQKSSSDGKVWGFFKLPFRQTRNTTSTTSSSSAQTQPHLEGSNHHASANSVSSVAKSLLPTRRRLKLDPANKLYFPYEPGKQVRSAVRIKNTSKSYTAFKFQTTAPKSCFMRPPGAILAPGESIIATVFKFVEQPENNEKPMDQKSKVKFKIMSLKVKGPMEYVPELGKHDFQSILWVVWLHLFDAQLRIFFYHFDEQKDQVAIEQILRVVFLDPKRPCPALEKLKRQLADADAAVEARKKPPEDAGPRIIGEGLVIDEWKERRERYLARQQIEGVDSA; encoded by the exons ATGGCTATAGAAACCGACCAGAAGTCATCGTCCGACGGCAAAGTTTGGGGGTTCTTTAAGCTGCCGTTTAGACAAACCAGGAACACCACCAGTACGACGTCTTCTTCCTCCGCTCAAACTCAGCCTCACCTTGAAGGATCCAACCATCATGCCTCGGCTAACTCCGTTTCCTCTGTCGCCAAGTCGCTTTTGCCGACTCGTCGCCGGCTTAAACTTGATCCGGCTAATAAGCTCTATTTTCCAT ATGAACCTGGCAAACAAGTGAGGAGCGCGGTCAGGATAAAAAACACGAGCAAGTCATATACAGCTTTCAAG TTTCAAACTACAGCGCCCAAGAGTTGTTTCATGCGCCCACCAGGTGCTATTCTTGCACCTGGGGAGAGCATCATTGCGACCG TCTTTAAGTTTGTTGAGCAACCTGAGAACAATGAAAAGCCAATGGATCAAAAGAGCAAGGTTAAGTTTAAAATCATGAGTCTCAAGGTGAAGGGTCCAATGGAGTATGTTCCCGAGCTG GGCAAGCAtgattttcaatcaattttatGGGTTGTTTGGCTGCATTTGTTTGATGCGCAATTGAGAATATTCTTTTACCAT TTTGATGAGCAAAAGGATCAAGTGGCAATAGAGCAGATTTTGCGGGTTGTTTTTCTAGATCCCAAGCGCCCTTGTCCT GCTCTGGAAAAATTGAAGCGCCAATTAGCTGATGCCGATGCTGCAGTTGAGGCACGCAAAAAGCCTCCAGAGGATGCAGGTCCAAGGATAATTGGGGAAGGACTTGTGATAGATGAATGG AAAGAGCGAAGGGAAAGATACCTTGCACGGCAGCAGATTGAAGGAGTAGACTCAGCTTAA